The Topomyia yanbarensis strain Yona2022 chromosome 3, ASM3024719v1, whole genome shotgun sequence nucleotide sequence cttgaatgcctctgcatcttccgtggaggaagctgTTTCTCTATTTTCGCTAGcagcttttttttcttcaggagCTGCTAGTCTTAATTTCTGTAgctaccgaaaacaaaactgcaGGGAGTAATTTGATCGCTGGTTCTACTGGCGGTGAACTAGAAGGTTTTTCCGCATTCTCTTTCTTTGGGCTGTCAGCCGCCGGCTCTTTTTCCTTATCCTTAGGGATACTCAGATCGATAAcctatttgtattgaaaagaaaaattcaaaacctATGGAAAAATTATCGCTCCAAAAATAGGTTAGTTGGTtatgacaaaaaaaaaacatttaccgAGTGCAGAAATTTCCTGATCCTCCCTCCGCCTTTTTGACCCAGTTATCGGCAGCACTTGCCATCGTTTCGACCgggtattaaaattcaaaagctACAATATATGGAAAAAGGTCCCAAACAGCACGGATACTGTCACTCCGGTGGTTTATTCCTTGCAATTGGCTGAACTTTTGCCCAGAGCGACCTTGCGGAAAAAACGCCTTCTTTTGTCTGCTCACTTCGCTGCCATGAAACCGATGATGAGCGCTTTTTTCCAAACGAGTCACACGGTTGGCCCGATTGAATATGTCGCGCGTGTAGAGTATGCTTCCATTATGTTTGTTCTGTAAATTGACAAGGACATCTAAATATGCAAAGGAATGCTTGGAGGAGAGAAGCTACTGTTAAACACATACCGAAAGAGAAAGTCCTTTCCGAGGATCTTGATGTTGTATTTACTGTTGGCCCATTATCACCGTGTTCTGCTGCTGGGTGGTTACCATGGCATTATGTTGCTGGTGTTCGGTGATGTGTATCCGCTATGGTTGCTGTTcgatctgaaaaaaattatgatgAAAAATATCCGTGAATGAGTGAACGCGAGCTTTTGAAAGAAGAATAGGgtattacattacaatgtacTGAACACGGTACTGATCCTTCGAAACTAAAAAAGGTAGTAAAAATGACTCACCTTGCTGcaccaactgaataaaaaaaaagtcctCCTGCACGCAGCGTGGTACAGTACAgtatgctgctgctactgtgtTTGAAGGTGCTGTTGATGTatctttttttttgcggttgacCAATGGTCTTCTACATTTGGCCCTGATTGGCTTGGATCGATTGCACTAGTTGCGGTTGCTGGCCAGGTTCTACCGTCAGTTGAACGTTGTTGCTACCGATCTGTCGGATGATGGTCATGGTCTTGGGGAAATCTTAATTTTCTGATGTTGCTGGCGATAAACACTGGAATTGTGGTTGCTAGCTGCTGCTGGGATGGAATCACGAGCACTGTGGAGGCAGCGATATTTTCATGCAAGCAACTGGTAGGAGCCAAGGCAGTAATATGACGTTTGTTTGACTCTGATTTCTCTACATCAGGAAGGTAACCGCTGGTAAGAATAGTGGCAGGCAAGTGCTTTGTTCGGGTGTGCctgtaaataataataattactaGAAACAATCACAATtccaataatattttaaaacttaccattcaaattcaaaatattgattctcaaaactacaaaattttgacaggtcgcgatgaaaaaaaatacaaaaaaatactaATCTtgtgattttttatattttttcattgcaatctgtcaaaatttcgcgagcttccgtgcgaaataataccattgaccattatttcgcaaggaaaaagtttgccttggtgacagcgcatagaaagcagcgctatctcgcggaagtattatgaaacttatcgtttgtcgaaccgtgtctcggctaactgcatttttcgttatcgttttcgcgagagctgcgtaccgctttcgcgagcatttcgcgacgttttttatgcataggttttgtataggaaatttcatttcgcaagaggtgcatacttagcttaaagcttagtatgcacctcttgcgaaatgaggtcgcgaaatatttttccttcttccgtgcggaattttgacatttgctcgcgaaaactagtctgtgtgtttgctgttagatgtcgcttttgataactggaaaacgacatcagctgttgtttgtttatttcttttttatatttctgttgtcatttaaatgttttaaatgatgtattttattaattcatcacggatgtgtatgaaatcggtaacaattgtaaacctatttgccattcatgaagctctcagggaagtgacgtactcagcgtgaatcatatttcgagcatgattaatcataatgcttatttgtgacggttccggatgtctcggggaagttcagtctgaccaatttagacagcacaattcctgcaatcggaaatttaaatcattggctggccattttctatctaaattggctgcttctaccggttctagaagacccagggaaatgatcgaaattcgctcaaaccaaatctattgtaattgtccGAATCGTAACTCTAAATCGGCGTTTGACCATTAAAAAGCAAATCTGATTGCCTTGGCCGCCTTTACCGCTTTCACAAGTCTCGGGGAAACTACCTTTCGAAACACGTTTCGGAATCCGGAAATATAACGCAAATATAACAACCgactccgactcaatcggtttcaggtcGAACCAAACCCTAAGCTTTAAACTTTGGCTGacgttaaaaatcgattatgataaCAATGGCTACTACTAAAGGTTCTGGAAGTctcacacgcagaaaaaaaattagtgaaaataaacaaattttggttttaaataataattttcccgtttgatatagtgacaaacaaaattcaggtttgattcaatcaatactgttggttgaaattgccaacaaattcatttgttggctttttaatagtttcaacaaatatttcgtttgaaacaacaaaatcatggtaagtttaaccgaacaaacaagttcgaagaaacaaaaacaaatcttttgtattaaccaaaggagagaacaactcaaacttagttgaaattaaacaaagattctgttggtttttaacaaagggatcagttagatccaacaaattttattttgattcaacaatgtttttatttaaaatgtaaacagaagtatttgtcgaactaaaccaaatacatgctttcgaaaaacgcccatttcagtttgaaacagtcgttcgccacgttttagattcaactaaacgttttgttgattcaaaaaggcctgattcttctgcgtgcagggaatgctaccaataatcagtacggatacaaacctatttttggtaTAACAATTGTGAGAATCGTAATTCAAATTCATTGCCATAAGTAATTCGTGGTAATTCTTATTGCATGAAACACTAGAGAGGTTTAAGGAATTGCGCATATTGCTACTACTTGTATTACTGCCAcaagaagcataattgtcccatgtgtatagggattcccatagcacatgggacagttttgcttctagcggcagaatACCTCACACAAAAAATGCTGTTCAAGTCTGATATTACACCGAAAGTTAGACGAATTAACTGAATTCTAATTTGATAGTAACTGAATTCTAATTTGACCCTGtatgtaaattatggaaaagatGTTATAAGCCTTTTACAATCAGTCATAATACAATAATACGTTATAATCCGTTTAAAacgagtgtattgctagttaggcacTTTTCAATCAGTTATGTCCTTTCATAATCAGTTCGGTCATAAAAATCTATTAGGCCCTTTtataaattgttgtaaaatcgctatcaaaattcttcataatcaaatgtatgtacgtgctcgggtagatatttgttaacggaaaacatgaaatttcaatttgttacattttgcagttaggcccttttcaaatgtttggatagaactgggtagagataaattgtaattgtaattgtaaatttattagcttacgataccctgttggttacatttgtataccttatgtcaggtcaaggaagaaaaaaaaattaaaaaaatataataaaattataaattcagaatcaaaacaagtatgacccaaaaaagctcctacgcctttcaccagtagctggtcgaaaacactttacggtgcgatcttttcaatttcgtccgagttctccgcgtctagcaactgaatctttttccggaagtgtttttcgattgatctgcaaatcatcatGCTTCGATCACTGCCTACTAGGTTGATGGTGATTCCGTTCTGTTAAAGAAGTGGGAAGAAATACAATCTATAGGATCACAAGAATGAGTCACACTTACCGAATCTACCGGTGTCACCTGTTCGACGTCGATACCTAAGACGAAAGAATCTCTCCGTAACCTGGTGCTGTAGCCAGAATCAAGTGGTGGAACTTACCCCTGGACAAAACGTTCGTTATAATCTATACCTTCTCTAGTCCGGTTCGGAATCGATCCAGAGCGTCCAACCGTTGCTCCACCGTTAGATCACCGGACAGTACCGCTACCGAGTGACCATCCTGGGACATCCTGCCGGTCAACCAACCGGCCGTTTTGCGTACCTGTTTCGATCGATTAACAGTTCTGAAAATAAGTTTACTTGGAGTTTACAGCTGTCCTATACATCATATGACAGAAAATGATCGCTTGTCCGACGGTAATCACATAATTTCTCGTCCTGGTTGAGGAACTTGACATAGTACTGTTTGATGTTATCGAGTGATTCTTGCTCCCGCGCCTGCCGAATGACGATCGGATTGGGTACGATGTACTCGGCAAACTCCATCACCTCGCGCTCGTACGTGGCCAAGAAGAACACCGACCATAACACCCGCCTCGTCCAGTAAAAAAATGGGGAACACTAGGTCGTACGTCCTGAACTTTATACCCCAGTCCATTAGCTTGCCGGGTGTTCCGATGATGATATGATTAGTCagcttcgcccctttgacggTCTCCTCACCGCGAACGGCGTAAGGAAGTTTGATTTCCGGACAAAACTTTGCCATTTTGGCAGCTACTTCCCCCTTCTGAATGGCCAGCTCATACGTGGGGGAAAGGCAAATCACCTGCAGATAGTTTTTTAACTGATGGACTCAACTGAGCATTGCCAGCACGAAGGCAGCGGTTTTTCCTATTCCCGACTGACTCTGGGCAATTATATACCGTGGCGGACCGGCCAACAGAGTAGGTAGAGCCATCTGCTGAATCTTGGAAGGGGCGTTGAAACCCATCGCATAGACTCCCTGTAGTAATTCCGGCTTCATGCGCAAAGCTTCGAAAGTTTTAACCAACCAATCGGCGAAGAAGAATCCTTCCGCTGCACCTCCAGATCCAGCTTTGATTCTACTAGACCTTAGCGAACATCTTtcattagcaaacttgcatccgcCAGGCTAAAAGATTAGTCATGGGTAATTTTAAAGTTGATACTAAGTATTtcgggagaaaatttagaataggacgtaagcaacaatgagattctctttggggtctttctcttctgtttattactcggtcgtttcaatacttagtactcaactctttgcctaatattttagtaaaaaccatcggctatgtgctggaaaattagtgcagtgttatagtgacgtcataataatcgaaagagaaagtaaacaaagagaggctctcaatgttctttatgtcctaatcaaaattttctgcagatttcgacttacttgaatgcctctgcatcttccgcggaggaagctatttctccattttctcttgcagcttgtttttcttcaggagctgCTAGAGTTAGAATTTCCGTAGCTACCGAACTCCAAACATCAGGTGCAGCTTTGGTTCTACTGCCGGTGGACTAGGTTTTTCCGCATTCTCTTTCTCTAGACTGCCAGCCGCCGACTCTGAATCCTTATCCTTGGTGATAAGTACTCAGTTCGCTAAcctatttgtattgaaaagaaaaaatcaaatcccaTCCCAATGATCGCTTCAAAAATAGGTTATAACAAAAAAACACTTACCGAGTGCAGAAATTTCTTGATCCGTCGTCTTTTTGACCCAGTTAACGGCAGCGCTTGCCATCGTTTCGATCGggtattaaaattcaatagcaaggtACAAAGTATGGGAAATCGTCCTGAATCAGCACGGGTACTGTCCTTCGGGTGGTTTATTCCTTGCAATTCGCTGAAATTTTGACCAGAGCGACCTTGCGGAAAAAAAACGATGCCTTCTTTTGCCTGCTCACTTCCCTGCCATGAAACCGATGATGAGCGCTTATTCCAAACGGTTAGCCGATTGAACATGACGTGCCATTATGTTTGTTCTGTGAATTGATAAGGACATCTAGTTATGCAAAGGAATGTTTGGAGGAGGGATGCTACTGGTAAATACATACCGAAAGAGAAAGTCCTTTCCGAGCATCTTGATGTTGTGTTTTCTGTTGGCCCATTATCACTGCGTTCTCTTGCTGGGTGATTACCATGATATTATGTTGTTGGTGTTCgatctgaaaaaaatcataataaaaaatatcCGTAAATGAGTGAACTCGAGTTTTTTAAAGAAGAATAGGgtattacattacaatgtacgaaataaaaaaggtaataAAAATGTCTCACCTTGCCGcaccaactgaataaaaaagtccTCCTGCACACCGCATGGGACAGTATAgtatgctgctgctactgtgtTTGAATGTGCTGTTGCTATCTTTTTTGCAGTTGGTCAATGGTCTTCTACATTTGGCTTGGATCTATTGCACTAATTGCGGTTGCTGACCAGGTTGTACCGTCGGTTGAACGTTATTGCTACCGACCTTTAGGATGATGGTCATGGTCTGGAGGAAATCTTAATTTCTTGATGTTATGGTTGAAGGTGGTTCTGCTGCTGAGCTTGCTGTGAAATGTTGGCGATAAGCACTCGAATAGTGATTGCTTGCTGCTGCTGGAATGGAATCACGAGCACTGTGGaggcagtgatattttcatgcaaggAACTGGTAGGAACCAAGGCTGGAATATGACGTTTGTGCTTGACTCCGATTTCTCTAAATCAGGAAGGCAACCGCTGGTAAAAATAGTGGTAGACAAGTTTTAAGGCAAAATGTGCCGATGAAATGTTTTCCGATGTGTCCATCATTCGTAAACTCCTGTTGTTCATTTGAGCAGTAATTGCTATGTGGTCCTTTTTTGAGGGGTTGTTGGCTGTTGCTAGATTTGGAGTTGTTGGTACTGCTGCGGTTGCATCGATTTAATGTTGGTTGGCTGATTGCCAGATCCAGGATGTTCAGACAAGGTAAGTTGAGCTGATTTGCTTTGTTCGGGTGTGCTGcaaataatattaattattaaaatttaattgtttaaaactagaAACAATCACACTTccagtaatatttttaaacttaccattcaaattcaaaatattgaatCTTTAAAACtacgaaattttgacaggttgcgataaaaaaaatacaaaaaattaccaattttgtgttttcttatattttttcattgcaacctgtcaaaatttcgcgagcctccgtgcgaaataataccgctgaccattatttcgcaaggaaaaagtttgccttggtgacagcgcatagaaagcagcgctgtctcgcggaagtattatgaaacttatcgtttgtcgaaccgtgtctcagctaacttcatttttcgttatcgttttcgcgagagctgcgtaccgcttacgaaatggaaacgaaaatttttttcgcgagcatttcgcgacgttttttatgcataggttttgtataggaaatttcatttcgcaagaggtgcatacttagcttaaacgcgaatccaatcgacccaaaatggagtctccgcagttctctttctagagtttttctagtgatTAGCAAAACTcgacgtttttccatcctttaaCAATATAGAGATAATTCGGATATCCCTATGGGGTAATTCAGATCGtcaattttatttagtttttgcacaaatcaattgtgtttacctatgaaatcatttttgaagaaACTCCTAAAgacgcaaaaaaataaattgtgctGCAAATAATTAATCTGGGTAGTcacagtggtgcaaattttcctTTTCagatgccaactttcagttcaatcaaacccaaccatgattcaaattcaaagcctccctcaatcattcagtttcaagttggcgggattttcataactgaatcgtacgtcttcatttcaaattgatgctttttcattcaccaaccaaagctgtcatctgctctgtagaggccagtttaggttaaatgtcatgttttgcgttttcaagcttacatggacagtaagaactatgttcagagtagttttgcttgaaaaacctagtcaatacccagtaaagagatatttacagggtcaatgaaattgaaaatgattgagcagtagagtgggacatggttatatgaaaaaaataaaatttcgctccgagtaactttttggatcCCACttggctcccagaacaactctgcaaatttttagttcgatcggtgaaactatatttttgcgcccacggtttaaagtttacatgggatttcgtatggggaaaacgtcttttaTAAATTAATTCTTTAAAGAGTCGCCCATTACCTTGTAAAAATAAATACATgtttgatttttataggaaatttatcaaggaaacaatgtctagaagaccacgaaacgatctgatgcttgtggaaaaagttattaagcaaaaaccgattgatgccctgaaggttaatgaaaattttacttttcattaacctgctgctgacggtcgaattatatacaaaatctgtaactttctcttattatgtacaaaataagACTCAATTTAttcctcaaaactcttgcgaagtggccaaacagtatagataaatgatttggACACATtaagaaaaaatcaaatcaaaattgcatataattggacaaccaacagcagtggtgctagaaaaaatgaatattttatcaatcgtcagagcatcaattggtttcagcctaataacttttttctcaagcgtcagatcgtttcgtagtttttgagactttgtttctttgttaaatttcctacaaaagccacataaccgtttatttttaggaatcaATGGGTGACTCcaggaggaattattttgtgaaagttagttttcccatataaaatcccaagtaaactttaaacagtgagcgcaaaaatatagtttcacggatcgagctaagaatttgcacagatgttctaggtcccaaatggtacccaaaaagttggtcggagctggaatctattttttgtcccaccctattgagcaggtcggctgtttgaatgaataatggaaacgaacaactgcgaattgaacacagtagggcatgatttgagaattttttctccttcaagttcaaaacaaactgaaaaaaaaatttgcagctctggctGCAAATAATTAATCTGGGTAGTCACAGTagtcgattggcgcatcatgtattttctttgctgtggcgtgtgcaatggtatgggcagccgctgaacggtggttgatagAATAGGGGGTCTGAATAgctccgtacgctcatttcggaCAAAAGTtatgagcgtcttgaaaatatgtgTTTTCACCCCgacaaaaatcataaaatagaagcctcaagctttccaaaacatatacctgtaattttttcacttttatttgtgaCTTTAATCATGGTTACCACCCCATAACGATTTTTATTGTGACGATGgtgataaaactaaatacgtaTCCCCTTTCTAAAAAAACGTAGAATAAGATCTATCTGTCAAAATTCTTGTTTCAGAATAACGTTTCCAAGAATATGTACGAAAGCCATAGTCTTACggttttctgagaaatcgagggggtctgaATTACCCCCACGCTCTTAATAGCCCCGGTTCCCCCTATCCAATGTGAACGAGGGTTGTCCAGAAAACTAGTTGTTGGGAGATtcgaattttattttgttaccgCGCCGAAAAATATACGTTTCTTGTCATGGTTAATTTGGCCGTTTTGATTCAAGATGATTGAGTAACATCTTGGTTTTAATTAGGTTCAAACTTTAAGTATAAAAATGGGAATTTTATTCGTTTagaaaaatttttcattttcttcgaATACATAGAATTCGAACGTCACCGAACTGTCATTATTCCCATTCATGATGTCATcatgcaaatgttcaaataCTAAAACCTATTGATCGTGCACAGTCGACAGTAAATTAAGGCTGAGAGTTATTACGAGAGAGTAATTAAAATATGCACGATATACAATTGATATATTAGTATCTACTTAGTTTAAAATAATACATCGCAAAGGGCCCATTGAAAATCATACCGCACCGACAATTTATTTCACCGTTTGATGCCATCCAGGCCCTGAATGGATTTCATTTCGGCCGCACTAAATTTAAGAACCGCAGCTATTGCATTAATCATGTGCTTCTTGCCGTCGACATCCTGGGACGTAAGGAAGCTGAGCACTACGTTTTTCAGGTACTCCAGATTCGCGCCCTCTCGAGATTTACATCGTTCCCACCTGCAACAGTGATCAAAACTAACTCTAcgaaagaaaatttaacttAATTATAACAAACCTATCAATTTGTTCTTCCAGGTAGGCAATCTTTTCATGAAGTTCTTCTTGGGAAGCAACCTTATCATGCAGGGCCTGGCGCAAAGCTGATTCGGTGTTGTTTTTAGCCGTTCGTAGTGCGGTGATTTCGATTTCCTTGCGTGCCAACTCGTGCGCATAATGTAAAATGTGATGTGTTTCTGAATTCGCATTTGGTTCCGCTTTGAATACCGAATTAAGGACGTTGATTTTTTTCGACAGTGCTATTGGAAGGTTGTCAAAAATATGTTGTTGGTCTGAGATAGTTTTGCTGTCGGCAGTGGAATTCTCCCGTTCACTGGTGGTATCATGCATCATAATACCAAAGGACGTGCGGAGAGATTTAATTTCTTCCTCTTTCTCCTCGAGAAGCTGCAGTGAACGTTCCCTTTGCTTCTTTAATTGTAATTCTAGTTGGGAGAGCCTTGATTTGAAGTCCGACTCCATTGCACTAAGTAGCTCCTGAGTGCGAATCTTCTCCGATTTCACCGCATTTTTATGCTCAATAAGTTTATTTTTATATTCCACCTCCAACTCATCAATGTTCTTAttgagaattttatttttttcctgaagACTTTTCGTATTGTTTTGATGAGTCAGAATAGTTTCCTTGAGTTCTTCATTTTCCCTCAAACACTGATCATAGCTGCGTTGCAAGTTACGATAATCATCTAGGTCACTATTTTGATTGTTGATGTCATTTTCTAAAGCCGAATGTATTGTGAACAATAAGGATAAATCCAGTGGTTTGTGGagtttttcattttccgatagcAGTAAGTTTTTTAGATAGCTTATTTCTTCGACAATCCGCTCCACATTGCCCTCTTGACTAACTCTTCTCGGTAAAGTGTTATCTAGACTCAATTTGGACAATTTCTCTTTAAGTTTAGAGATATTTTCCTGATCCTGTTGTCTTAACCGGTCGTACGTTCCTACAACAGCGCTTAGCTCTGCCAGTCGTGCCTCTAGGTTAGCAACTCGTTCCTCGTGAGTTTCCTCTAACTTTTTACTTCGTTCTTCGGCTATCAATACTCTTCGCTGCTCGTTTCGAATAGCCGCATCATGCTGGCGCTTCAAGTTATCAATTTCGCCCTGAAACTGCTGAAGCAAACTTGACAAGGCAGCATTCTCCTTCTTCGAACTCTCTAACTGTTCCGAACTTTGTCTTACCAATTCTGATGCTTGAGGCATCTCACTTACCCGCCGATCGGAATGTTTCTGattaaattgaattttcaaatccCTCAACTGCATCTCCAACGTTTCATTCAAATGTCTTTCATCTAGCAACTGCTTTTGTAACTCGCATATCATCACCAAATTTACATTGCACTCCTCTTCGCGATCGTGCTTCATCTTAGCCTTACATGTCTCCAAATCCGTCTTAATCGTATAGTTCAATGCCTTAACCTGCTCTTCTAAGTCCCGGATGGCCGCATCTTTTTCCgtaatagtctcccgcaattgCTTACGATCTGATTTAAACGACGACTCCATACGACTCTTCTCGGCCGTCAGCGTTGCTAGTGAGTTCATCAGAGTGGCCACCTGTTCTCGAAGACCTCCAGCGTCATCACAATCCTCGGGTGGAGCGGTAACTTTGGCTGGCTGTTGCTGTCCATTTGAAAGACTATTTCCTCCACCAGTGAATGCTGCCAGACTAGATTCTAGGGCAGTTTTTTCCTTCAACAGACCTTTGTATGCAGTGACTACGTCTACAATCGGCGTAAAATTTATATTCGTGTATACACTTGTGTAAACTTGGTCCTACCTTTAAGACGTTTTTCATAACGCAACAACTGTTCCTTCTGCGAATTGATTACAGATTCTAATTGCTCTGGTTTATGCATTTTAATTTGGTTTATTTTATTCGCTGAAGATTTCGATTATCCTTACATATTATTACTATTCTACATCATTCACTGGATAAAGTTAtgaaagaaaaatgtaaaactaATATTAATAATCGTACACGCAATGTTTACATAAAATTGGAATTCAACTGTCAATAATACACTTTTTCCGCAAATTGCGATGTTTTGGGTGAATGCTTATCGTCACGCTAAAGGCAAAAACGCTgttaca carries:
- the LOC131686716 gene encoding GRIP and coiled-coil domain-containing protein 1-like, with the protein product MHKPEQLESVINSQKEQLLRYEKRLKDVVTAYKGLLKEKTALESSLAAFTGGGNSLSNGQQQPAKVTAPPEDCDDAGGLREQVATLMNSLATLTAEKSRMESSFKSDRKQLRETITEKDAAIRDLEEQVKALNYTIKTDLETCKAKMKHDREEECNVNLVMICELQKQLLDERHLNETLEMQLRDLKIQFNQKHSDRRVSEMPQASELVRQSSEQLESSKKENAALSSLLQQFQGEIDNLKRQHDAAIRNEQRRVLIAEERSKKLEETHEERVANLEARLAELSAVVGTYDRLRQQDQENISKLKEKLSKLSLDNTLPRRVSQEGNVERIVEEISYLKNLLLSENEKLHKPLDLSLLFTIHSALENDINNQNSDLDDYRNLQRSYDQCLRENEELKETILTHQNNTKSLQEKNKILNKNIDELEVEYKNKLIEHKNAVKSEKIRTQELLSAMESDFKSRLSQLELQLKKQRERSLQLLEEKEEEIKSLRTSFGIMMHDTTSERENSTADSKTISDQQHIFDNLPIALSKKINVLNSVFKAEPNANSETHHILHYAHELARKEIEITALRTAKNNTESALRQALHDKVASQEELHEKIAYLEEQIDRWERCKSREGANLEYLKNVVLSFLTSQDVDGKKHMINAIAAVLKFSAAEMKSIQGLDGIKR